The Pseudosulfitobacter pseudonitzschiae genome includes a region encoding these proteins:
- a CDS encoding ABC transporter permease, protein MIRLDKRPQPSRAMALATPLLAVLATMVFGGALFAVLGKDPVQSILTIFWQPLFGEFAFYYRPQLLVKGAPLVLIAMGLALGFRAGIWNIGAEGQYIMGAICGAAAALAFYPLEAWWIFPLMVICGGLGGFLWAMIPGLLKVKFGTNEILVSLMLVYVAEQLLSSVSLGLLKNPQGYGFPGSRNLQHYASAHNAEIITGSGMHWGVVAALIAVIFAYVLLTRHRLGFAIRVTGEAPRAAKFGGVNPARLVLFCLGVSGLLAGLAGMFEVAGPAGQITIDFNVGYGFTAIIVAFLGRLHPVGILLAGGLMALTYIGGDIAQSQLGLPAAAIQVFQGMLLFFLLALDVLTNYRLRFGAAEVA, encoded by the coding sequence ATGATCCGACTTGATAAACGGCCCCAGCCAAGCCGGGCGATGGCGCTGGCCACGCCGCTGCTGGCGGTGCTGGCCACGATGGTCTTTGGCGGGGCGCTATTTGCGGTGCTGGGCAAGGATCCGGTGCAGTCGATCCTGACGATTTTCTGGCAACCGCTGTTTGGCGAATTTGCCTTTTACTACCGCCCGCAACTGCTGGTCAAAGGCGCGCCACTGGTGCTGATCGCGATGGGTCTGGCGCTGGGGTTTCGCGCGGGCATCTGGAACATCGGGGCCGAAGGGCAATACATCATGGGCGCGATCTGCGGGGCTGCGGCGGCGCTGGCGTTCTATCCGCTGGAAGCGTGGTGGATTTTCCCGTTGATGGTGATCTGCGGTGGTCTGGGTGGTTTTCTGTGGGCGATGATACCAGGATTGCTGAAGGTCAAATTCGGCACCAACGAGATTCTTGTCAGTCTGATGCTGGTCTATGTGGCCGAGCAATTGCTGTCGTCCGTGTCGCTGGGCCTGTTGAAAAACCCCCAAGGCTACGGCTTTCCGGGGTCGCGGAACCTGCAACATTACGCATCGGCGCACAACGCCGAGATTATTACCGGATCGGGTATGCACTGGGGTGTTGTAGCAGCGCTGATCGCGGTCATCTTTGCCTATGTTCTGCTGACGCGGCACCGTTTGGGGTTTGCCATTCGGGTCACCGGCGAAGCGCCGCGTGCGGCCAAGTTCGGCGGCGTGAACCCTGCGCGGCTGGTGCTGTTCTGTCTGGGCGTCTCGGGCCTGCTGGCGGGGCTTGCTGGAATGTTCGAGGTGGCGGGGCCTGCGGGACAGATCACCATCGATTTTAACGTCGGCTATGGCTTTACCGCGATTATCGTGGCGTTTCTGGGCCGTTTGCATCCCGTTGGTATCCTGCTGGCGGGCGGATTGATGGCGCTGACCTATATCGGCGGGGATATCGCGCAATCGCAACTGGGCCTGCCCGCTGCCGCTATTCAGGTGTTTCAGGGTATGCTGCTCTTTTTCCTTTTGGCACTGGATGTGCTGACAAATTACAGGCTGCGCTTTGGCGCGGCAGAGGTGGCCTGA
- a CDS encoding ABC transporter ATP-binding protein, whose protein sequence is MTALLDLSGVTKAYPGVVANDSVSLTIQPGEVHALLGENGAGKSTLVKMIYGLVKPDAGQMTLKGASFAPADPRAARAAGIGMVFQHFSLFDALTVAENIALGMENAPPMRQLAAQIRAVSETYGLPLAPHRLVGDLSAGERQRVEIIRCMLQDPKLLIMDEPTSVLTPQEVEILFTTLRKLSAEGTAILYISHKLEEIRSLCDAATILRLGKVVGHCTPRDTSAAEMAEMMVGSALKPPQKAAGSVGEVLLELRALSLPPVSAFGMPLREISVSVHAGEVLGIGGVAGNGQDELLSALSGEVQVPLGTVFFKDMDMARMTPNARRAAGLLTAPEERLGHAAAPDMSLTENAMLTGAARQGLERNGMLDWGAARSFAKQIIADFDVRTPGPGNAARSLSGGNLQKFVIGREILQRPEVLVVNQPTWGVDASAASAIRQALLDLAEGGAAVIVISQDLDELMEISDNFAALNEGRLSVARPAAGLTVSEIGQMMGGAHGMEVAHV, encoded by the coding sequence ATGACAGCCCTTCTGGACCTTTCCGGTGTGACCAAGGCCTATCCTGGCGTGGTGGCCAATGATTCCGTCAGCCTGACCATCCAGCCAGGCGAGGTGCATGCGTTGTTGGGGGAGAACGGCGCTGGAAAATCCACGCTGGTCAAGATGATCTACGGGCTGGTGAAACCCGACGCGGGGCAAATGACGCTGAAGGGTGCCAGCTTTGCTCCGGCTGATCCGCGTGCGGCGCGGGCTGCGGGCATCGGCATGGTGTTCCAGCATTTTTCCTTGTTCGACGCGCTGACAGTTGCAGAGAATATCGCGCTGGGGATGGAGAATGCCCCCCCGATGCGGCAGCTTGCGGCACAGATCCGCGCAGTATCGGAAACCTACGGCCTGCCGCTGGCACCACACCGGCTGGTGGGCGATCTGTCGGCGGGCGAACGCCAGCGGGTCGAGATCATCCGCTGCATGTTGCAAGACCCCAAGCTGCTGATCATGGACGAGCCGACCAGCGTTCTGACCCCGCAAGAGGTCGAGATTCTGTTCACCACCCTGCGCAAACTCTCTGCCGAAGGCACCGCGATCCTGTATATTTCACACAAGCTGGAGGAAATCCGCAGCCTGTGTGACGCCGCCACGATCCTGCGGCTGGGCAAGGTTGTGGGCCACTGCACTCCGCGCGACACCTCGGCCGCCGAGATGGCCGAGATGATGGTGGGCAGTGCGCTGAAGCCGCCACAAAAGGCCGCAGGGTCGGTGGGGGAGGTATTGCTGGAACTTCGCGCATTGTCGCTGCCCCCTGTCTCGGCTTTCGGGATGCCGCTGCGCGAAATTTCCGTCTCGGTCCACGCGGGCGAAGTTCTGGGCATCGGCGGCGTGGCGGGCAACGGGCAGGACGAGCTGTTGTCTGCCCTGTCAGGCGAAGTGCAAGTACCCCTGGGCACCGTATTTTTCAAAGACATGGACATGGCACGAATGACCCCGAACGCACGCCGCGCAGCGGGGCTGTTGACCGCGCCCGAAGAACGACTGGGCCATGCCGCCGCCCCCGATATGTCGCTGACTGAAAATGCCATGCTGACCGGTGCCGCCCGTCAGGGACTGGAGCGCAACGGGATGCTGGACTGGGGCGCGGCACGCAGCTTTGCCAAACAGATCATTGCCGATTTTGACGTGCGCACTCCCGGGCCGGGCAACGCGGCGCGGTCGTTGTCGGGGGGTAACTTGCAGAAATTCGTGATCGGGCGCGAAATATTGCAACGCCCCGAAGTACTGGTGGTGAACCAGCCGACGTGGGGCGTTGATGCCTCGGCGGCGTCGGCGATCCGGCAGGCCTTGCTGGATCTGGCAGAGGGTGGGGCTGCGGTGATCGTAATCTCGCAGGATCTGGATGAACTGATGGAAATTTCAGACAATTTTGCGGCCCTCAACGAAGGACGACTGAGCGTCGCACGCCCTGCTGCGGGCCTGACCGTATCCGAGATCGGCCAGATGATGGGCGGGGCGCACGGGATGGAGGTGGCCCATGTCTGA
- a CDS encoding glutathione S-transferase family protein — MITLYHLNRSRSHRILWLLEEIGTEYSVNHYKRDEKTNLAPPELTAIHPLGKSPMIEMDGRLITESAAIVELICAKHAPQMVPPRDDPAYVQHLELMHFAEGSAMTPILLQLYVGRLGDAGAPLHPRIHQQLDSHFGYMNDVLRPSGHFVLDDLSAADIMLSFPAEIAMMQGRAKDFPRLAGFVERIHARPAYQRATAQGAD; from the coding sequence ATGATCACACTTTATCACCTCAACCGGTCCCGCTCTCATCGCATTCTGTGGCTGCTCGAAGAGATCGGCACGGAGTATTCGGTCAATCACTACAAACGCGACGAAAAGACCAATCTCGCACCGCCCGAGTTGACTGCGATTCACCCGCTGGGCAAATCACCGATGATCGAGATGGACGGACGCCTGATCACCGAAAGCGCCGCTATTGTCGAACTGATCTGCGCGAAACATGCACCACAGATGGTGCCGCCGCGCGATGATCCGGCCTATGTCCAGCACCTCGAACTGATGCATTTTGCCGAAGGCTCGGCCATGACCCCGATCTTGCTGCAACTTTATGTCGGTCGACTGGGAGACGCCGGAGCCCCGCTGCACCCGCGCATCCATCAACAGCTGGATTCGCACTTTGGCTACATGAACGATGTGCTGCGCCCGTCGGGTCATTTTGTACTGGATGACCTGTCCGCCGCCGACATCATGCTCAGCTTTCCCGCAGAAATCGCGATGATGCAGGGCCGCGCCAAGGATTTTCCGCGTCTGGCCGGATTTGTCGAGCGTATCCACGCCCGTCCGGCCTATCAGCGGGCGACCGCGCAAGGGGCCGACTAA
- the xdhC gene encoding xanthine dehydrogenase accessory protein XdhC, with protein MMDLSALAAAIDARGRVVRIVLADVRGSAPRAAGTSMLVWADGLAGTIGGGRLELEAIRHARDMLDQNAPPARVEKLALGPTLNQCCGGAVVLVLEWFDAARFRAIDTSFAGIWARRVSGTQDIPAPMQRACARTANGDTPLRIMLQSGWMAESLWQAHQQVVIYGAGHVGRALAGVLHGLQQYDVLVSDVRKDELAQLPQTIARTDAISSDVLTGADDTAAHYIMTPEHDHDLELCHHLLGRDFAFAGLIGSATKWARFRTRLAALGHATARIDRITCPIGDPTLGKHPQAIAVGAAAQLLLTRKPLPAMTKETA; from the coding sequence ATGATGGATCTGAGCGCATTGGCTGCTGCGATCGACGCTCGGGGCCGCGTCGTGCGGATCGTGCTGGCCGATGTGCGCGGGTCCGCGCCCCGTGCTGCGGGCACGTCGATGCTGGTCTGGGCAGACGGGTTGGCAGGCACCATCGGCGGTGGGCGACTGGAGTTGGAAGCGATCCGCCATGCGCGGGATATGCTGGACCAGAACGCGCCACCCGCGCGGGTCGAAAAGCTGGCGCTGGGACCAACGCTAAACCAATGTTGCGGCGGGGCGGTGGTGCTGGTGCTGGAATGGTTCGACGCCGCCCGCTTTCGCGCCATCGATACGTCCTTTGCGGGTATCTGGGCGCGGCGGGTCAGCGGGACGCAGGATATACCTGCGCCGATGCAACGAGCCTGTGCGCGTACGGCCAATGGCGACACGCCGCTGCGGATCATGCTGCAAAGCGGCTGGATGGCGGAATCGCTATGGCAGGCGCATCAGCAGGTCGTGATCTATGGCGCGGGTCACGTGGGGCGTGCGCTGGCGGGCGTGCTGCACGGGTTGCAGCAATACGACGTTCTGGTCAGCGACGTGCGCAAGGACGAACTGGCGCAATTGCCACAAACAATCGCCCGTACAGACGCCATTTCCAGTGATGTTCTGACCGGCGCAGATGACACAGCGGCGCATTACATCATGACGCCTGAACACGACCATGACCTTGAGCTGTGCCATCACCTTCTGGGCCGCGACTTTGCCTTTGCGGGGCTGATCGGGTCGGCCACCAAATGGGCGCGCTTTCGCACACGTCTTGCGGCGCTGGGGCACGCGACTGCCCGAATTGACCGCATCACTTGCCCCATTGGCGATCCTACATTGGGAAAACATCCGCAAGCCATTGCCGTTGGGGCCGCCGCGCAGCTACTACTGACACGCAAGCCTTTGCCAGCCATGACGAAAGAGACCGCATGA
- a CDS encoding ABC transporter permease: protein MDLSVINPILLLAALMSAATPILLAATGELVVERSGVLNLGVEGMMIVGAIAGFIVAVHTGSPALGFIGAAIGGAVLSLLFVFLTQVALANQVASGLGLTLFGLGLSALMGQSYVGVKPPRMADMNLGPLSDIPVLGPILFSHDAMVYIGLLIVAGVWATLKYTRAGLVLRAVGENHDAAHALGYKVKRIRTLAVMFGGACAGMGGAYISLIRVPQWTEGMTAGVGWIALALVVFASWKPWRVLLGAYLFGGITQLQLNLQGAGVAIPVEYLAMSPYIVTIIVLVILSADKSRAPGSLGRIFHASH from the coding sequence ATGGACCTGTCTGTTATCAATCCGATCCTGCTGCTGGCAGCGCTGATGAGTGCGGCAACCCCGATCCTTCTGGCCGCCACGGGCGAGCTTGTGGTCGAGCGCAGCGGTGTGCTGAACCTTGGCGTCGAAGGCATGATGATTGTCGGCGCGATCGCGGGCTTTATCGTCGCCGTCCACACCGGATCGCCTGCGCTGGGGTTCATCGGTGCAGCAATTGGCGGCGCTGTGCTGTCACTGCTGTTTGTGTTTCTGACGCAAGTGGCGCTGGCCAATCAGGTCGCCTCGGGCTTGGGGCTGACGCTGTTCGGCTTGGGGCTGTCGGCGCTGATGGGGCAAAGCTATGTGGGTGTCAAACCGCCGCGCATGGCGGATATGAACCTTGGACCGCTAAGCGATATTCCGGTGCTGGGGCCGATCCTGTTCAGCCATGATGCGATGGTTTACATCGGGTTGCTGATCGTGGCTGGCGTCTGGGCTACACTGAAATACACCCGCGCCGGTCTGGTGCTGCGTGCTGTGGGCGAAAACCACGATGCGGCGCACGCATTGGGCTACAAGGTCAAACGCATCCGCACGCTGGCCGTCATGTTCGGCGGTGCCTGTGCGGGGATGGGCGGGGCATATATTTCCCTGATCCGTGTGCCGCAATGGACCGAAGGCATGACTGCCGGCGTCGGCTGGATCGCACTGGCGCTGGTGGTCTTTGCCTCGTGGAAGCCGTGGCGGGTTTTGCTGGGCGCCTATCTTTTCGGCGGCATCACCCAGTTGCAGTTGAATCTGCAAGGCGCGGGCGTTGCCATTCCTGTCGAGTATCTGGCAATGTCGCCGTATATCGTGACGATCATCGTTCTGGTGATCCTGTCTGCTGACAAATCTCGCGCACCAGGTTCTCTGGGGCGCATTTTCCATGCCTCGCATTGA
- a CDS encoding BMP family ABC transporter substrate-binding protein: protein MTFTKLMATAALTLGLATGAYAAGDEKTKVGFVFVGPVGDGGWTYEHNEARLAVEEEFGDKVETVFVESVAEGPDSERVMTQMALDGADLIFTTSFGYMDPTINVAAKFPDVKFEHATGYKRAENVSTYSARFYEGRAIQGHIAGSMTESNIIGYIGSFPIPEVIRGINSAYIHAKKVNPDVQFKIIWAYTWFDPAKEADAAKVLIEQGADVILQHTDSTAPQAAAQEAGDVITFGQASDMIQYAPLPRVSSIIDDWAPYYIARTKAVMDGTWTSTDTWDGIGPGMVGIGEISDAVPAEVKAEALELKDKIASGEYHPFTGPLKKQDGSDWLAEGETADDGTLAGMNFYVEGIEGDIPQ, encoded by the coding sequence ATGACTTTCACCAAACTGATGGCCACGGCGGCATTGACGCTGGGCCTTGCCACTGGCGCCTATGCCGCTGGCGACGAAAAAACCAAAGTGGGCTTTGTCTTTGTCGGCCCCGTCGGCGACGGCGGCTGGACTTACGAACACAACGAGGCGCGTCTGGCCGTTGAAGAAGAATTCGGCGATAAAGTCGAAACCGTCTTTGTGGAAAGCGTGGCAGAGGGCCCCGACAGCGAACGCGTGATGACGCAGATGGCGCTGGACGGTGCCGATCTGATTTTCACCACCTCGTTTGGCTATATGGACCCGACGATCAACGTCGCTGCCAAATTCCCCGACGTGAAATTCGAGCACGCCACCGGCTATAAACGCGCGGAAAACGTGTCGACCTATTCGGCACGTTTCTACGAAGGCCGCGCCATTCAGGGCCACATCGCCGGTTCGATGACGGAATCGAACATCATCGGCTACATCGGTTCGTTCCCCATCCCCGAAGTGATCCGAGGCATCAACTCGGCCTATATCCACGCGAAAAAGGTCAACCCCGACGTCCAGTTCAAAATTATCTGGGCCTACACATGGTTTGACCCCGCCAAAGAGGCCGACGCGGCCAAGGTTCTGATCGAACAAGGGGCCGACGTGATCCTGCAACACACTGACTCGACCGCACCACAAGCGGCTGCGCAAGAAGCAGGCGACGTGATCACCTTTGGTCAGGCATCCGATATGATCCAGTACGCCCCGCTGCCGCGCGTGTCGTCGATCATCGATGATTGGGCCCCCTACTACATCGCCCGCACCAAGGCCGTCATGGACGGCACATGGACGTCGACAGACACATGGGACGGTATCGGCCCTGGCATGGTTGGCATCGGCGAAATTTCGGACGCCGTACCAGCCGAGGTCAAAGCCGAAGCGCTGGAACTGAAAGACAAGATCGCATCGGGTGAATACCACCCCTTCACCGGCCCGCTGAAAAAGCAGGACGGCAGCGACTGGCTGGCCGAGGGCGAAACGGCTGACGACGGCACGCTGGCTGGCATGAATTTCTATGTCGAAGGCATCGAAGGCGACATCCCGCAATAA
- a CDS encoding ZinT family metal-binding protein, with translation MQMSITIQAAVAAFGALVLCAPYAQAETKAHSHAHGDEAHSHDHTHGADDIYRGHFDDSQIAPRTLADWQGDWQSVYPLLQDGTLDPVMEHKAAKGEKTAAEYRAMYEVGYQTDVDRIVIQGDAVTFSQKGGTFAGTYENDGYEILTYKAGNRGVRYIFEKVSGDALAPAFIQFSDHAIAPQVAGHYHLYWGDDRAALLEEVTNWPTYYPSSKSGEEIAAEMVAH, from the coding sequence ATGCAAATGTCGATTACCATCCAAGCCGCCGTTGCGGCATTTGGAGCGCTGGTTCTGTGCGCGCCATATGCTCAGGCCGAGACAAAAGCCCACAGCCATGCGCATGGAGACGAAGCCCACTCCCATGACCACACACATGGGGCGGACGACATCTATCGCGGCCACTTCGATGACAGCCAGATCGCGCCCAGGACATTGGCTGACTGGCAGGGAGACTGGCAATCGGTCTATCCGCTGCTGCAAGACGGCACTTTGGATCCGGTTATGGAACACAAAGCCGCCAAGGGCGAAAAGACAGCCGCAGAATATCGCGCCATGTACGAGGTCGGCTATCAAACCGACGTCGACCGCATCGTGATTCAAGGTGACGCCGTGACCTTTTCCCAGAAAGGTGGCACTTTTGCTGGCACCTATGAAAACGATGGCTATGAAATCCTGACCTACAAGGCAGGCAATCGCGGTGTGCGCTACATCTTCGAAAAAGTTTCGGGCGATGCGCTGGCACCTGCGTTTATCCAGTTCAGCGACCACGCAATCGCGCCTCAGGTAGCTGGTCACTATCACCTGTATTGGGGCGATGACCGCGCTGCCCTGCTGGAAGAGGTAACCAATTGGCCAACCTATTATCCGTCGTCTAAAAGCGGCGAAGAGATCGCGGCAGAGATGGTGGCCCACTGA